Genomic segment of Hylaeus volcanicus isolate JK05 chromosome 6, UHH_iyHylVolc1.0_haploid, whole genome shotgun sequence:
TGAAACAGAATATGGGAtatatttcctttaatttatcccatcatattttaatgataCACATTTTCTTGCATCTACGTGCACTATATTATTCGTACTACTCTTTTTATGGAATGAAATATCGTTAAAGTTCAGAGAACATTAATTATTGTCGTTGATAATTCAAGTTTTCCAGACCGTACAGATTTCGGTATTTTATAAAGCTCAAATAATGGCTTCTAGGTGAAACTCACTGTTGAGCGAAAGCAATGTTTCTCTACTGAGGAGaaaccagagatgggcgaaattaTTATCTAGTCTAcgatttcgaataacgaatgaaaaatgaacatGTTCtttgtttaatcaaatttcaagtCTAAATTATCAATTAGCAATTCaatcttaataaaattatattccttgaatatttcattaaatgcCACATTTAATCGTTCATAAGTGgcgaataaattactataagTTGGTGTCTAATTCGTGATGTGttctaattctatttttctaagtattattcaattttgtagGGATGGATCGTGCGtagttaaaattgattttgaatattataaaaacgtTATGTCGACTGACTCTGTATCGACCTTCTAACCGTTATTGACCCACTGTCcgtgtattttgtttttaaacggACACATAAATTCAAGGTGAAACGTACAGTTGAGCGAAAGCAGTGTTTCTCTATTTCGAAGAAACGCGAACAGGGTCTCGGGTTTGCattcttttcaattgtatCTAACGTCCAAATATTACCAAATTATTCATTCTAAAACTAACATATGGATTAGTCCACTTAGATTCCACTTATCCATATAAAATAACTCTGtaaagttaaatatttctttaatccCATTTTCTCCTTTAAAGTTCCAATACTTTAggctttatttaataatataataacgtAGCATTGCTCTCGAACATTGTTTAGGAAAAATCGCTACATTTATCAATCTGcagaataaatttacaaaagtgTCATCGGTGATCTTTGAAAAGTAACGATTTTCGAAAAGCGAATTCAATATCACTGACCTTTACCGCGACGATGATTTAGTACGTGACGCTTGAAAGATAATCGCACAAATTTCACCATGACTCGATCCATCATGGCCTACGCATTAGCACTCGTCCGTTCGAAGAAGCTAAGTTATAAGGAACCTCGTTTCAGAGCAATTTCGAAGCATGATCCACATATTAgtcatgaaaataaatggagCAATATTACTACACGTAATTCCACATAATCTCGACACGAACATTTTATCTAACCTATTtcgattcattatttaaaactattcTTAAAGCATAACTGCAACGATCTTTCTTAATCTATAATCATTGTCATATCGAATCATTACGTAATACTATACTACAGGGATCCAAAAGTTCGTGCGTTTTCTACGTTGTTacagtttgtgcaatttttgaagtcattaaaattactttatacgCAAGTGTTGTGTatcattttgtagttttttaaaaagctctttcatatttaattattagctacactaattttgtttcgttttagtagaaccatgaaaaattttgaaattcgagtacttttacgtCACTGCTGGAAGCAAGAGTTTAAAGCtactgaatataatattttctttactgCTTTGGTAGCTTTAAACTCTTGCTTCCAACAGTGATGTAAAAGTAAtcgaatctcaaaattttccatgattctactaaaacgaacaaaaattaaaggatcaataaattactgcagctaataattaaatatgaaaaagctTTCGAAAAGCTACAATATGATACGTAACACTTGCATATAAAGTAACTttcacaatttcaaaaaattgcacaaactgtAACAACTTAATAGTAtctctttaaatattaagtaactTAGCGTAAAATATGGAGTACTTATTCgagtgaatatttatgaatgaagTGAAAGCTTCGGAGTGAGATTTGAATGCAGGGAAAATCGCGTTACGATTGTGCttacagaatgaaattttatcttcaaCGATAAGTGGCTTTCTCGTACGCTCGGAGACCAAAGACTAAGCTACGATCGAGTCAGCAGTTCGAATAAGAAAACGACGACTGAAAATCGCAAACTGAGATTTAATCACCGCTAACCAATGTCTAGGAATAGAGTTCTCAatgttcaatgaaaatttcgttaCGACAGAACGTTGAATTAATTGAGTTACTCGATTTTCTTTAATCTCCCAAAGAATTATCTACGCGAAAGCTAAAACAACGCGTGGTTGGTTGCTTGCAGGAGTTTGCCGAGCAACTTCGTCGTATCGTCCACGACGCCTATCCAGACAACCTGAGGATCCAAAGGGCGACAGAAAGCGGAAGGGACAGTTCTAAACGCAACTGCTATGACACCCCGTGCGGCTGGAATGCTTATAATCCCCAAACTCGTCAGACCACGATCTTTATGCCAAACACGTAAGTGACGTTACACCTGTGTAGctagaaaacaaaagaaataattagagCGTTTCGTGTTTAAAGATTAAATCGAATGTGATTCAGGTTCTATTATAAGGAGTATCGGTATGTATCTGAGAATATAGTAACAGAGACGGTAATTGAGCTTTGCGCGTTATCACCAAACCCGGATTTTTACCGATTATTTTGTTCATGGTATACGACGTCTAAAGTGTATGCGCGTTAGCAAGCCTCCTGTATCAACCGATATTATACTTGACAAAGGAGAAGTAGCGAAGgtgagcaaaattcttatc
This window contains:
- the LOC128878703 gene encoding uncharacterized protein LOC128878703 isoform X2 — encoded protein: MVKLVVTLLAVFCIVNFVDSAAVKSEEFAEQLRRIVHDAYPDNLRIQRATESGRDSSKRNCYDTPCGWNAYNPQTRQTTIFMPNTFYYKEYRYVSENIVTETVIELCALSPNPDFYRLFCSWYTTSKVYAR